In Juglans regia cultivar Chandler chromosome 13, Walnut 2.0, whole genome shotgun sequence, the DNA window CCTTTTACCCCCTCCtcccctctttctttcttccttcccgATGAGACCTCCCACCTTGAGCTGGGCCTAATAAAATCACTTTAGGTCTGATAGATTTTATCccttcccatatatatatatatagagagagagagagagagagagagagaaagagacacacacacacacatttagagcagttacaaatatatattatgaccaaacattaatatataactcGTGCTCCATTTGGACCGtgtcttttgtttttacttGCACACTTTGGTCGCAGGAACCTGATAAAAAAACAAGCGTAGAGTAATCAAAGGTTGGAAACCCAAATCTCACGCATTGGGTGACCCTAGATAGATTAAATATTGACAAAACTTCAAAGTTTTCAAGGCTGATTTCGACCATTAATTAAAGTTATGATCAATATTAgttgaacaatattatttaatatatgtttcCAGATTTTGGTCATTAATTCACATGACATTCCTCACGCTTATTGCTTGTAAGTAATAAGAAGTTCGAGAAAACCTTGACAACTGCTAAACTCGATATATACGTGCAGAAAAATTACtgattaaaaccataaattcGAATATCCAATATCATGGATTAAATTCCTCAGATCTCTGGTGATCAGTAGGAGAGGAGGAGAAGTACATTATTTCTCAGTACATTAGTCGATCACCATTATTCAGAAACCCTTTCCTGTAAATTTTCTACGTACTTAATTATAAACTGTAGTTACAGGGACAAATTAagcacatcatatatatatattgatataattagaaattatttgtgAGAAAGTGATCATGAtcgtgtggagtgttaggatcTGGCTTTTCAACGCCATCGACGTTCCTCATCCAATAGGTTTGAAACTGATTGAGAGAAGCCGCACCCTCTGGAACATCCTCCATCACCGATTCATGGCCTTTCGGAAAGTATATGCCTGTACGTGGATGTGGAACCCAGTACGGTGAATCATCCATCTTCACATCACTGACCGCATTTCCAAGTTTTTCTGGACGACCTGGTCCAGCTACAAGCTTGCTCGAGCTCCGG includes these proteins:
- the LOC108996182 gene encoding uncharacterized protein LOC108996182 → MAKTKMFMLREAKRINRSSSKLVAGPGRPEKLGNAVSDVKMDDSPYWVPHPRTGIYFPKGHESVMEDVPEGAASLNQFQTYWMRNVDGVEKPDPNTPHDHDHFLTNNF